Proteins found in one Streptococcus anginosus subsp. whileyi MAS624 genomic segment:
- the budA gene encoding acetolactate decarboxylase, producing MEKLVTLFHYNTLGALMAGLYKGTMTIEELLQHGDLGIGTLDSIDGELIVLDGKAYQAKGIGASPEVIEVSTDRTVPYAAVAFHRAEACFRQDVELTDEALKKRIEASYVGENLFHSIKIHGEFSSMHVRMAPKTSPGKKFAEIAAHQPEYQVEHISGTIVGFWTPELFHGVSVAGFHLHFLSDDHQFGGHVMDFVMKNGEVEIGTIAALEQRFPVQDQDFLAAKLNVAELKEDIEKSE from the coding sequence ATGGAAAAGCTTGTAACATTATTTCACTACAATACTTTGGGGGCTTTGATGGCGGGGCTTTACAAGGGGACGATGACGATTGAAGAATTGCTTCAACATGGCGATTTAGGGATTGGTACTTTAGACTCTATTGACGGAGAGCTGATTGTGCTTGACGGCAAGGCCTATCAAGCCAAGGGGATAGGAGCAAGTCCTGAAGTGATAGAAGTTTCAACAGATAGGACGGTTCCTTATGCTGCAGTGGCTTTTCACCGAGCAGAAGCGTGTTTTCGTCAGGACGTTGAGCTGACTGATGAAGCGTTGAAGAAGCGCATAGAAGCTAGCTATGTCGGGGAAAATCTTTTTCACTCAATTAAGATTCATGGTGAATTTAGCAGCATGCACGTGCGCATGGCTCCAAAAACCTCTCCGGGAAAGAAGTTCGCAGAAATCGCAGCTCATCAGCCTGAGTACCAGGTAGAACACATTTCGGGAACAATCGTTGGCTTTTGGACGCCAGAGCTGTTTCACGGTGTCAGCGTAGCTGGTTTTCATCTTCATTTTCTATCGGATGACCACCAATTTGGCGGACATGTTATGGATTTTGTCATGAAAAATGGAGAGGTTGAAATCGGAACGATTGCAGCATTGGAGCAGCGTTTTCCGGTTCAAGACCAAGATTTTCTCGCTGCCAAATTGAATGTGGCGGAGCTAAAAGAAGATATTGAGAAATCGGAATAA
- a CDS encoding sensor histidine kinase — translation MRIAKKHFLLTGTIIFIVVTTVLTTLYFVMPVYYEQVKHREAKSEFFQIAQQVQGKPSDDIGKLLSDYNRKNTRVWFSILDAKGKLIYPHIDLANEKGEFQLTILPSDRRLNNQTKSMSKKIRTAEGTTLTLRGEYSLQPISDATHVLLSLYPYILFFSLTLGGIVAFLYSRFATKRIKEISESTRKMATLSPDVICPVKGHDEISNLAQDINTLYQNLLMSIEALRLENEKVAESEREKAEFLRMTSHELKTPITSMMGIVDGMIYGVGDFKDKDKYLHKCREILEEQSKLVQSILAISKIEMRIEAEEEEFSLNQLLEENLSSYKMLADVKGYQFTVQLEELQVHGNKTYLLKAIKNLLDNAFHYTVVDGEILLMIKDNQLIIENDAEHVLDEQQIQQIFQPFYRPDYSRNRKDGGTGLGLFIVQQILENHHLRYRFEAVDDKRMRFTIFFSDKES, via the coding sequence GTGAGAATTGCTAAAAAGCATTTTCTTTTGACAGGAACAATAATTTTTATTGTCGTGACAACGGTTTTAACAACACTCTATTTTGTGATGCCTGTTTATTATGAGCAAGTCAAGCATCGAGAAGCTAAAAGTGAGTTCTTTCAGATTGCTCAGCAAGTTCAAGGAAAACCGTCAGATGATATAGGAAAGCTTTTAAGTGACTACAATCGAAAGAATACACGCGTCTGGTTTAGTATATTAGATGCGAAAGGAAAACTTATTTATCCACATATTGATTTAGCTAATGAAAAGGGAGAATTCCAATTAACAATTTTACCTTCTGACAGGAGGTTGAATAATCAAACTAAAAGTATGAGCAAGAAGATAAGAACGGCAGAAGGAACCACATTGACCTTACGTGGGGAATATTCGCTCCAACCAATATCGGATGCTACTCACGTGTTGTTAAGTCTTTATCCTTATATCTTATTCTTTTCGTTAACGTTAGGTGGTATAGTGGCTTTTCTTTATAGTCGATTTGCAACCAAACGCATTAAAGAAATTTCAGAAAGTACGCGTAAGATGGCAACTCTTTCTCCAGATGTAATTTGTCCCGTCAAAGGTCATGATGAAATTTCTAATCTTGCTCAAGATATTAACACTCTTTATCAAAATCTGTTGATGAGTATTGAAGCTTTGCGATTGGAAAATGAAAAAGTGGCTGAAAGCGAGCGGGAGAAAGCAGAATTTCTACGGATGACTTCTCATGAGCTGAAAACGCCGATTACCAGCATGATGGGAATTGTGGATGGTATGATTTATGGTGTTGGTGACTTCAAAGATAAAGATAAATACCTACATAAATGTCGTGAAATTTTGGAAGAGCAATCAAAACTTGTACAGTCTATCTTGGCAATTTCGAAAATTGAAATGCGAATAGAAGCGGAAGAGGAAGAATTTTCACTTAATCAGCTCTTGGAGGAAAACTTGAGCAGCTATAAAATGTTAGCTGATGTGAAAGGCTACCAATTTACTGTACAGTTAGAAGAGCTTCAAGTGCATGGCAACAAGACTTATTTGCTGAAAGCTATTAAAAATTTACTAGATAATGCTTTCCATTATACAGTAGTCGACGGAGAGATTCTTTTAATGATTAAAGATAATCAGTTAATCATTGAAAATGATGCGGAACATGTGTTGGATGAACAGCAAATCCAGCAAATATTTCAGCCATTTTATCGTCCGGATTACAGTCGTAACCGCAAAGATGGTGGAACAGGGCTGGGACTCTTTATCGTGCAACAGATTTTGGAAAATCATCATTTGCGCTATCGCTTTGAAGCTGTTGATGACAAACGAATGCGGTTTACAATTTTTTTCTCAGATAAAGAAAGCTAA
- a CDS encoding response regulator transcription factor, with amino-acid sequence MHKILVVEDDTTINQVICEFLKENHYEVTPVFDGAEALREFEEKSFDLIILDVMLPSMSGMDVLKEIRKTSQVPVMMLTALDDEYTQLVSFNHLISDYVTKPFSPLILMKRIENIFRSTVTESEIVVGDLRVSIDDCTVYWQEEKMSPTKKEYEIIQALAKRKNHLVTRDQLMNTIWGYSELDSRVLDNHVKNIRKKIPGIPLKTITGMGYQLGGEEE; translated from the coding sequence ATGCATAAGATTTTAGTAGTAGAAGATGACACTACGATTAATCAAGTGATTTGTGAATTTTTGAAAGAAAATCATTATGAGGTGACACCGGTTTTTGACGGGGCAGAAGCCTTACGTGAATTTGAGGAAAAATCGTTTGACCTCATCATTTTGGACGTTATGTTGCCCTCTATGAGCGGTATGGATGTGTTGAAGGAAATCCGGAAGACGTCGCAGGTACCAGTTATGATGTTAACTGCACTAGATGATGAATATACTCAGCTGGTCAGCTTTAATCACCTTATCAGTGATTATGTTACCAAACCATTTTCGCCACTTATTTTGATGAAACGCATTGAAAATATTTTCCGGAGTACTGTGACAGAATCAGAGATTGTCGTTGGAGACTTACGTGTTTCAATTGACGATTGTACAGTTTATTGGCAAGAAGAGAAAATGTCTCCTACTAAAAAAGAATATGAAATTATCCAAGCTTTAGCTAAAAGAAAAAATCATTTGGTGACTCGGGATCAATTGATGAATACAATTTGGGGTTATAGCGAACTGGATAGTCGTGTATTGGACAATCATGTGAAGAATATTCGCAAAAAAATTCCAGGAATTCCTCTTAAAACCATTACTGGTATGGGTTATCAACTTGGAGGAGAAGAAGAGTGA
- a CDS encoding AI-2E family transporter, whose product MEHKKKDFSLSWFFRWFLDNKAITVFLVTLLLGLNIFVLSKISFIFISVLEFIGVIMLPVILAGLLYYLLNPIVDFMEKHKINRLVAITIVFILIALLLIWGLAVAIPSLQHQIVSFAKNLPANLQKSNKIIQDFLESRISDDVKPQLEEIVNNFSVQVTSWASNFSSKAVNWVSTLISTASQVIVAIIIMPFILFYLLRDGKNLKSYLTKFMPTKFREPVGQILTDVNTQLANYVRGQVTVAIIVAIMFIIFFKVIGLRYAVTLGVTAGILNLIPYLGSFLAMLPALVLGLIAGPIMLLKVIVVFIVEQTIEGRFVSPLILGSQLNIHPINVLFILLTAGSMFGIWGVLLGIPVYASVKVVIAAIFKWYKKVSGLYEEEFVDETGEEIEQQ is encoded by the coding sequence ATGGAACACAAAAAGAAGGATTTCAGCCTATCATGGTTTTTTCGGTGGTTTTTAGACAATAAGGCAATCACTGTTTTTTTGGTAACCTTATTGTTGGGGTTGAATATTTTTGTATTAAGCAAAATTAGTTTTATTTTTATTTCTGTTCTAGAATTTATCGGAGTTATCATGCTGCCGGTGATTTTAGCAGGGCTTTTGTATTATCTCTTAAATCCAATTGTAGATTTTATGGAGAAACATAAGATCAATCGTTTGGTCGCGATTACGATTGTCTTTATCTTAATTGCTTTGCTCTTGATTTGGGGATTGGCTGTGGCAATTCCAAGTTTGCAGCATCAGATAGTTAGCTTTGCAAAGAATTTACCAGCTAATTTGCAAAAGTCGAATAAAATCATTCAGGATTTTTTGGAAAGTCGAATTTCTGATGATGTCAAGCCTCAATTAGAAGAGATTGTGAATAATTTTTCAGTTCAAGTGACATCTTGGGCAAGTAATTTCTCATCGAAAGCAGTGAATTGGGTAAGCACATTGATTAGTACGGCTTCGCAAGTGATTGTAGCCATTATCATCATGCCTTTTATCCTTTTTTATCTTTTGCGAGATGGAAAAAACTTAAAATCTTATTTGACAAAATTCATGCCAACTAAGTTTCGTGAACCAGTCGGACAAATTTTGACAGATGTCAATACGCAGCTTGCCAATTACGTTCGTGGGCAAGTAACTGTAGCTATTATCGTAGCGATAATGTTCATCATTTTCTTTAAAGTAATCGGGCTTCGCTATGCAGTGACACTTGGGGTGACGGCAGGGATTTTAAATTTGATTCCTTATTTGGGAAGTTTTTTAGCTATGCTGCCGGCTCTTGTTCTGGGTTTAATTGCTGGTCCAATTATGCTCTTGAAAGTCATTGTGGTCTTTATTGTAGAGCAAACGATTGAAGGGCGGTTTGTGTCGCCATTGATTCTCGGTAGCCAATTGAACATTCATCCAATCAATGTTCTTTTTATCCTCTTGACAGCTGGTTCTATGTTTGGTATCTGGGGCGTTTTGCTGGGAATTCCCGTTTATGCGTCTGTAAAAGTTGTGATTGCTGCTATTTTTAAATGGTATAAGAAAGTCAGCGGCTTGTATGAAGAAGAATTCGTAGATGAGACAGGAGAAGAAATTGAACAACAGTGA
- a CDS encoding tetratricopeptide repeat protein translates to MNNSEKMVASLQKQDLAHANKYFERALTNDTEEELFELADYLESIGFFPQAKRIYEKLAPYYPEAYISLAQIASEDGQVEEAFASLEEITSDSDWYVTALLVKADLYQMEGLPDVAREKLAEAKQLSDEPLVTFGMAEIDFELGNFNQAIKEYASLDNRMIYEQTGVSTYQRIGVSYASLGKFEVAIEFLEKALEIEYDDAVAFELATILYDQKEYQKANLYFKQIDTISPEFEGYEYGYALSLHAEHQTEEALRLTQQGLSKNPFDTRLLLLASQLSYELHDEQKAEDYLLKAKDNAEDLEEIELRLSNLYLEQERFDEVLKFEEQDMDNVLTKWNIARAYQALEQTTASLERYRLLLSDLKENPEFLEQYIYLLREMGDFEEAKHQAEHYLHLVPDDVEMQELYDSL, encoded by the coding sequence TTGAACAACAGTGAGAAAATGGTTGCTTCTTTGCAAAAGCAGGATTTGGCGCATGCCAATAAATATTTTGAAAGAGCTCTAACAAATGATACAGAAGAAGAATTATTTGAATTAGCCGACTACTTAGAAAGTATCGGCTTTTTCCCTCAAGCGAAGCGAATTTATGAAAAATTAGCTCCTTACTATCCAGAAGCTTATATTAGTTTGGCGCAGATTGCTAGTGAAGACGGACAAGTGGAAGAAGCGTTTGCCTCTCTGGAAGAAATTACTTCCGATAGTGACTGGTATGTGACAGCACTCTTGGTCAAAGCTGATCTCTATCAAATGGAAGGCTTGCCAGATGTTGCAAGGGAAAAACTAGCCGAGGCAAAGCAATTGTCTGATGAACCGTTAGTGACTTTTGGCATGGCTGAAATAGATTTTGAATTGGGAAATTTTAATCAAGCCATTAAGGAATACGCTAGCTTAGACAATCGCATGATTTATGAGCAGACGGGTGTTTCTACTTATCAGCGGATTGGCGTTTCCTATGCAAGTTTGGGGAAATTTGAAGTGGCGATTGAATTTTTGGAAAAAGCTTTAGAGATTGAATACGATGATGCTGTAGCCTTTGAATTAGCGACTATTTTATATGACCAGAAAGAATATCAAAAAGCTAATCTATACTTTAAGCAAATTGATACGATTTCACCGGAGTTTGAAGGTTATGAGTATGGTTATGCTTTGTCGCTTCATGCAGAACATCAGACAGAAGAAGCATTACGCCTTACGCAGCAGGGTTTGTCGAAAAATCCATTTGATACGCGTCTTTTGTTGCTAGCTTCGCAGCTTTCTTATGAACTTCATGATGAGCAAAAGGCAGAAGATTACCTTTTGAAAGCAAAAGATAATGCGGAAGACTTGGAAGAAATTGAATTACGTTTGTCTAATCTTTACTTAGAGCAAGAGCGTTTTGATGAAGTTTTGAAATTTGAGGAGCAAGACATGGACAATGTACTGACTAAGTGGAATATTGCGCGTGCCTATCAGGCTTTGGAACAGACAACAGCATCTTTGGAGCGCTATCGACTGTTGCTCTCGGATTTAAAGGAAAATCCAGAATTTTTAGAGCAATATATCTATCTACTTCGTGAAATGGGGGATTTTGAAGAAGCAAAACACCAAGCAGAGCATTATCTTCACTTGGTTCCAGATGATGTGGAGATGCAGGAATTGTACGATAGTTTGTAA
- a CDS encoding lactonase family protein, which translates to MTQTVYFGTYTRRSSEGIYKADFDTNTGELANLTLIAKEPNPTYLAFDKQQNLYSVGTEHGEGGIAAFNKAGQLLNHVVAEGAPLCYVSVDEARSLVYGANYHKGQVLVYRRQENGSLKLVDSDVHIGYGPHENQAAAHVHFADLTPDKYLVTCDLGTDEVVTYEISDYGRLNRLETYHATPGAGPRHIVFHPHYKIAYLICELNSTIEVLIYDGDGQFERLQTISTLPENFSEFNGTAAIRLSADGRFLYGSNRGHNSIAIYKVAGDGTLELVEFVPTNGKNPRDFNITPDQQYIIAAHQDSDNATVFKRDPETGKLTELSHDFFVPEGVCVAFTH; encoded by the coding sequence ATGACACAAACAGTTTATTTTGGAACTTATACACGTCGTAGCTCAGAAGGAATTTACAAAGCTGATTTTGATACTAACACAGGAGAACTGGCAAATTTAACACTTATTGCAAAAGAGCCAAATCCTACTTATTTAGCTTTTGACAAGCAACAGAACCTGTATTCTGTCGGAACTGAACACGGCGAAGGAGGCATTGCAGCCTTTAATAAAGCCGGGCAGTTGCTCAATCACGTTGTGGCCGAAGGTGCTCCTCTATGCTATGTGAGTGTAGATGAAGCAAGAAGCCTTGTCTACGGGGCAAACTACCATAAAGGACAAGTATTAGTTTATAGACGACAAGAAAATGGTAGCCTTAAATTAGTTGATTCTGATGTTCATATCGGCTACGGTCCTCATGAAAACCAAGCTGCTGCTCATGTGCATTTTGCAGATTTAACACCCGATAAGTATCTGGTTACGTGTGATTTAGGAACTGATGAAGTTGTGACATATGAAATTAGTGATTATGGACGCCTAAATCGATTAGAGACTTATCATGCGACACCCGGCGCTGGCCCACGTCATATTGTGTTCCACCCTCACTACAAAATTGCTTATCTTATTTGTGAATTAAACTCTACTATTGAAGTTTTAATTTATGATGGTGATGGTCAATTTGAACGCCTGCAAACCATCTCCACTTTACCAGAAAACTTTTCAGAATTTAATGGAACAGCTGCTATTCGCTTATCTGCTGACGGTCGCTTCCTTTACGGGTCCAATCGCGGGCATAATTCAATCGCTATTTACAAAGTAGCAGGAGACGGAACACTTGAACTTGTAGAATTCGTACCAACTAATGGAAAAAATCCACGTGATTTTAATATTACACCAGATCAACAGTATATCATCGCAGCTCATCAAGACTCAGACAATGCGACTGTCTTCAAACGTGATCCAGAAACAGGAAAATTAACAGAATTATCACATGATTTCTTTGTTCCAGAAGGTGTTTGTGTTGCTTTTACTCATTAA
- the fbp62 gene encoding Rqc2 family fibronectin-binding protein Fbp62: protein MSFDGFFLHHMTEELRQELLYGRIQKINQPFEQELVLQIRSNRQNHKLLLSAHPVFSRIQLTRTAFENPAVPTTFIMVMRKYLQGATIESIEQIDNDRILEISVSNKNEIGDNVAATLIIEIMGKHSNIILMDKASGNIIEAIKHVGFSQNSYRTILPGSSYVTPPQTDKRNPFTISDEKLFEILQTEDLSARSLQNLFQGLGRDTATELSQCLTSDKLKTFRAFFASPTQAHLTTKSFAPILFADSQKEFPSLSQLLDDFYQDKAERDRVNQQASELIHRVENELEKNRKKLTKQEQELVATENAEEFRQKGELLTTFLHQVPNNQDQVELDNYYTSEKITIVLDKALTPNQNAQRYFKKYQKLKEAVKHLTGLIEETKETIQYLESVETALSQANLTEIAEIREELIQTGFIRRRQREKIQKRKKPEKYLSTDGQTIILVGRNNLQNDELTFKMAKKEELWFHAKDIPGSHVVITGNLQPSDEVKTDAAELAAYFSKARLSNLVQVDMIEVKKLNKPTGGKPGFVTYTGQKTLRVTPDEAKIKSMKM from the coding sequence ATGTCCTTTGACGGATTTTTTTTACACCACATGACAGAGGAATTGCGGCAAGAGTTGCTATATGGTCGTATTCAAAAAATCAACCAACCTTTTGAGCAGGAATTAGTGCTGCAAATCCGCAGCAATCGGCAAAATCACAAATTGCTCTTGTCTGCTCACCCTGTTTTTAGTCGCATTCAACTAACCCGTACCGCCTTTGAAAATCCAGCAGTGCCCACCACATTTATCATGGTTATGCGAAAATATCTACAAGGCGCTACGATTGAAAGCATTGAACAGATTGACAATGACCGAATTTTGGAAATCTCTGTCTCCAACAAAAATGAAATTGGAGATAACGTGGCAGCAACTCTTATCATCGAAATCATGGGCAAGCACAGCAATATCATCCTAATGGATAAGGCAAGCGGCAATATTATTGAAGCTATTAAACATGTCGGCTTTTCTCAAAATAGTTACCGTACGATTCTGCCTGGTTCAAGCTATGTCACTCCACCTCAAACAGATAAGCGCAATCCATTCACCATTTCTGATGAAAAGTTATTTGAAATTCTTCAGACAGAGGATTTGTCGGCCCGTTCTTTACAAAACTTATTTCAAGGCTTGGGGCGCGATACAGCGACCGAGCTCAGTCAGTGCTTAACGAGCGACAAACTAAAAACCTTCCGTGCTTTCTTTGCCAGTCCCACGCAAGCTCATCTGACAACTAAATCCTTTGCGCCCATTCTTTTTGCGGATAGTCAGAAAGAATTTCCGAGCTTATCGCAGCTGCTAGACGACTTCTATCAAGACAAGGCGGAACGCGATCGCGTTAATCAGCAAGCCAGTGAACTGATTCATCGAGTGGAGAATGAATTAGAAAAAAATCGTAAAAAATTAACGAAACAAGAGCAAGAACTGGTCGCGACTGAAAATGCGGAAGAATTTCGCCAAAAAGGAGAACTCCTCACTACTTTTTTGCACCAAGTTCCCAACAATCAAGACCAAGTAGAACTGGACAATTACTACACAAGCGAGAAAATTACTATTGTGTTGGATAAAGCTTTGACCCCTAACCAAAATGCTCAGCGCTATTTTAAGAAATACCAAAAGCTGAAAGAAGCAGTCAAGCATTTAACGGGACTGATTGAAGAAACTAAAGAAACCATTCAATATTTGGAAAGTGTGGAAACCGCCCTGTCACAAGCTAACTTGACAGAAATTGCTGAAATTCGTGAAGAATTGATTCAGACCGGTTTTATTCGCCGGCGTCAGCGTGAAAAGATCCAAAAACGAAAAAAACCTGAGAAATATTTATCTACTGATGGACAGACAATTATTCTGGTTGGACGAAACAATCTGCAAAATGATGAGTTGACCTTTAAAATGGCGAAAAAAGAGGAACTCTGGTTTCATGCCAAGGATATTCCCGGTAGTCACGTGGTCATCACAGGCAATCTGCAACCAAGTGATGAGGTCAAGACAGATGCTGCGGAATTGGCAGCATACTTTTCTAAGGCGAGATTGTCCAATCTTGTTCAGGTGGATATGATTGAAGTCAAAAAACTTAACAAGCCAACAGGTGGTAAACCTGGTTTTGTAACCTACACGGGGCAAAAGACCCTACGCGTTACTCCTGATGAAGCCAAAATTAAATCCATGAAGATGTAA
- the alsS gene encoding acetolactate synthase AlsS, producing the protein MTEKFGADLIVDSLINHKVDYVFGIPGAKIDRVFDTLEDKGPQLIVARHEQNAAFMAQGIGRITGEPGVVIATSGPGASNLATGLVTATAEGDPVLALAGQVKRADLLKRAHQSMDNAALFKPITKYSVEVQDGNTLSEIIANAYRHAKSGMPGASFISIPQDVVDSQVHVKAIKPLTDPQLGSSSVADINYLAQAIKNAVLPVLLLGNGASSAKVTASIRQLLEQVQLPVVETFQGAGIVSRELEEATFFGRVGLFRNQPGDMLLKKSDLVIAIGYDPIEYEARNWNAEISARVIVIDVEPAEIDTYFQPERELIGDIANTLDLLLPAINGYQLPEGSREYLQVLRDKMDGDVKFDRSQTEKGRLHPLDIVEVLQENTTDDMTVTVDVGTHYIWMARYFKSYEPRHLLFSNGMQTLGVALPWAISAALVRPNTKIISVSGDGGFLFSAQELETAVRLHLPIVHLIWNDGHYNMVEFQEEMKYGRSSGVDFGPVDFVKYAESFGAKGFRATSPAELTQLLQKALKENGPVIIDVPVDYKDSSILGETILPDEFY; encoded by the coding sequence ATGACTGAAAAATTTGGAGCGGATTTGATTGTGGATAGTTTAATCAATCACAAGGTGGATTATGTATTTGGGATTCCCGGTGCAAAGATTGACCGTGTGTTTGATACCTTAGAGGACAAAGGTCCACAACTTATCGTTGCTCGTCATGAACAAAATGCTGCTTTTATGGCGCAAGGAATTGGGCGGATTACAGGAGAGCCGGGTGTCGTGATTGCAACGAGTGGACCAGGTGCTTCAAACTTAGCAACGGGCTTGGTTACGGCGACCGCAGAGGGCGACCCAGTGCTGGCTTTGGCTGGTCAGGTCAAACGAGCTGATCTTCTCAAACGTGCACATCAGTCCATGGATAATGCTGCCCTGTTTAAGCCGATTACCAAGTATTCTGTCGAAGTGCAAGATGGCAATACTCTTTCAGAAATTATCGCCAATGCTTATCGTCATGCCAAATCAGGAATGCCGGGGGCAAGTTTTATCTCCATTCCACAGGATGTGGTGGATAGTCAGGTTCATGTGAAAGCAATTAAACCGCTGACGGATCCGCAGCTGGGTTCTAGTTCTGTGGCAGACATTAACTATCTAGCGCAAGCGATTAAAAATGCTGTGTTACCGGTTCTTCTCTTGGGAAATGGCGCTTCAAGTGCCAAAGTGACGGCTTCTATTCGTCAGTTATTGGAGCAAGTACAGTTGCCTGTTGTGGAAACATTCCAAGGGGCTGGGATTGTGTCTCGTGAATTGGAAGAAGCTACGTTCTTTGGACGTGTCGGACTGTTTCGCAATCAGCCGGGTGACATGCTTCTGAAAAAATCTGACCTAGTCATCGCTATCGGTTATGATCCGATTGAGTATGAAGCACGCAACTGGAATGCGGAAATTTCTGCCCGCGTCATTGTGATTGACGTAGAGCCAGCAGAGATTGATACTTACTTCCAACCGGAGCGGGAGCTGATTGGAGATATTGCAAATACTTTGGATTTATTGCTGCCAGCAATCAACGGCTATCAATTACCAGAAGGCTCGCGGGAATATCTGCAAGTGCTGCGAGATAAAATGGATGGTGATGTGAAATTTGATCGCAGCCAAACTGAAAAAGGGCGCCTGCACCCGCTGGATATTGTCGAAGTCTTGCAAGAAAATACGACGGACGATATGACGGTCACCGTAGATGTGGGTACGCATTATATTTGGATGGCACGTTATTTCAAGAGCTATGAACCACGGCATTTGCTTTTTTCAAATGGGATGCAAACGTTAGGAGTGGCATTACCTTGGGCAATCTCAGCAGCCTTAGTTCGTCCTAACACCAAGATTATTTCTGTGTCTGGAGACGGTGGCTTCCTCTTTTCGGCTCAGGAGCTAGAGACAGCGGTTCGTCTGCACTTGCCAATTGTTCATCTCATTTGGAACGATGGTCATTATAATATGGTGGAATTCCAAGAAGAAATGAAATACGGTCGCTCATCTGGAGTGGACTTCGGACCTGTTGATTTTGTCAAATATGCAGAGAGTTTTGGGGCGAAAGGATTCCGAGCAACATCTCCAGCAGAATTAACACAGTTGCTCCAAAAAGCCTTAAAGGAAAATGGACCGGTTATCATTGATGTGCCAGTGGATTACAAGGACAGCAGTATACTAGGAGAAACGATTTTACCAGATGAGTTTTATTAA